One Clostridium novyi NT genomic window carries:
- the flgK gene encoding flagellar hook-associated protein FlgK — MSGLFSTLNVGKRGLYAQQGALDVTSHNIANSNTKGYTRQRALMETTRPFGMPSMDNQVGPGQIGTGVEISKIQRVRDTFMDYQVRRETSTLGQYEARDKYLSEIEGIFNEPSDTGVSNLIGKFFDAWQEVAKHPEGSNSRTVLVNQASALASELNHTHSQLVKVKENAQESIKQATFDINNALDRVDKLNQQIMAVKVSGMEPNDLMDKRDLLLDELSEKFNVVVEQDKFGSINLKPKYTKTVDGNSEVANPLLVRKNPNDEVMRFSYVKSIEKKMEKNTTKIDVTGAPGKYETTCKITYLKNGDKDRPATFNLNITSNKKDIHEAREEIEEKIRRLDQSRIIWSTSNKNDDSKNGLAVDKNGGVIGKNPVNFEDLALFDLKGDEYRGELKGFMTVQQDVDDYIEQMNKLAKGIAFSVNTLHSGKSSIGTVGTPTNNGVDVENADYMPFFVNGEKADKNYKIIDGKKVLYDGVNDITGSSKINALKEVLDSETEITSANISVNRQIMDDVMQIKTRINDDKFALAAKNTKDGEQDGARALAIAQLRDKLLKIQNITKRTTREEFIEQNGANKKLNKDITLGLDTITGDINGMKIDSYFKDTVDKLGVQEQEAQRIVKNQGALLKEFSQRRESISGVSLNEEMANIVQYQHAYQANAKIIATTDQLLDVVINGLKR, encoded by the coding sequence ATGTCAGGATTATTTTCAACACTTAATGTAGGAAAAAGAGGACTATATGCACAACAAGGTGCTTTAGATGTAACATCACATAATATAGCTAACAGCAATACTAAAGGATATACAAGACAAAGGGCTTTAATGGAAACTACAAGGCCATTTGGTATGCCATCTATGGATAATCAAGTAGGTCCTGGACAAATAGGTACAGGAGTTGAAATATCAAAAATTCAAAGGGTTAGAGATACCTTTATGGATTATCAAGTTAGAAGAGAAACAAGTACACTTGGACAATATGAAGCAAGAGATAAATACCTAAGTGAAATAGAAGGAATATTTAACGAACCTTCAGATACAGGAGTATCAAACTTAATAGGAAAGTTTTTTGATGCATGGCAAGAGGTTGCAAAACATCCAGAAGGATCAAATTCACGTACAGTGCTTGTAAATCAAGCATCAGCACTTGCAAGTGAATTAAATCATACACATAGTCAATTAGTAAAGGTAAAAGAAAATGCCCAAGAATCTATAAAACAAGCAACATTTGATATAAATAATGCATTAGATAGAGTTGATAAATTAAATCAACAAATAATGGCTGTAAAAGTTTCAGGTATGGAGCCAAATGATTTAATGGATAAGAGAGATCTTCTTTTAGATGAATTAAGTGAAAAGTTCAATGTAGTAGTAGAACAAGACAAGTTTGGTTCAATAAATTTAAAACCTAAATATACAAAAACAGTAGATGGTAACAGTGAAGTTGCAAATCCGCTTCTAGTTAGAAAAAATCCTAACGATGAGGTTATGAGATTTTCTTATGTAAAGAGTATAGAGAAAAAAATGGAGAAAAATACTACGAAAATAGATGTAACAGGAGCTCCGGGTAAGTATGAAACAACTTGTAAAATAACTTATCTGAAAAATGGAGACAAAGATAGACCTGCTACATTTAATTTGAATATAACTAGTAATAAAAAAGATATACATGAGGCTAGAGAAGAAATAGAAGAAAAAATAAGAAGATTAGATCAATCAAGGATAATTTGGTCAACTAGTAACAAAAATGATGATAGTAAAAATGGTCTTGCTGTAGATAAGAATGGTGGAGTAATAGGAAAAAATCCTGTTAACTTTGAAGATTTAGCTTTATTTGATTTAAAGGGTGATGAATATAGAGGAGAACTTAAAGGATTCATGACTGTTCAGCAGGATGTAGATGATTATATAGAACAAATGAATAAGCTTGCTAAGGGTATTGCTTTTTCTGTTAATACACTTCATAGTGGAAAAAGTTCAATAGGAACTGTAGGAACTCCAACAAATAATGGTGTTGATGTTGAAAATGCAGACTATATGCCTTTCTTTGTTAATGGAGAGAAAGCTGATAAAAACTATAAAATAATAGATGGTAAAAAAGTCTTATATGATGGAGTAAATGATATAACAGGATCATCTAAAATAAACGCACTAAAGGAAGTTTTAGATTCTGAAACTGAAATAACATCAGCCAATATATCGGTAAACAGACAGATTATGGATGATGTTATGCAAATAAAAACAAGAATTAATGATGATAAGTTTGCTTTAGCGGCTAAAAATACTAAGGATGGAGAGCAAGATGGAGCAAGAGCGCTTGCAATAGCACAATTACGTGATAAGTTATTAAAAATACAAAACATAACTAAAAGAACGACAAGAGAAGAATTTATAGAACAGAATGGAGCTAATAAAAAATTAAATAAAGATATAACACTTGGACTTGATACAATAACAGGAGATATTAATGGTATGAAGATAGATAGCTATTTTAAAGATACTGTTGATAAACTTGGAGTGCAAGAACAAGAAGCTCAAAGAATAGTAAAAAATCAAGGAGCACTTCTAAAAGAATTTAGCCAAAGAAGAGAATCCATATCTGGAGTATCATTAAATGAAGAAATGGCAAATATAGTTCAATACCAACATGCTTATCAGGCAAATGCAAAAATTATTGCAACAACAGATCAACTTTTAGATGTTGTTATAAATGGACTTAAGAGATAA
- the flgL gene encoding flagellar hook-associated protein FlgL → MRVTNKMLSNNFLADMKTNLENINKIQQQNTSGKKFRKPSDDPFAVARSMQLHTDINTNKQYSKNITDVSNWLDTTDTALGQAGNVLQRVRELLISSGNGGYTKSERRAIKDEINEKIGEMSQILNTNFGGNYIFGGSRSTTKPMEVDKANGNTILIYNKKEGGKLDKTKDQDEYTQIASKLKIEVSQGVTMDYNVTATDVLEFKNEAGAPKDLRDILSKITSHLDSEKPEEINKLIGQDLTNITDAISNVLKIRAEIGAKQNRIEGANDRNKDATFNMTKILSKHEDVNYTENMTDYATMLTVYMASLQTSAKIIQPSLMDYLR, encoded by the coding sequence ATGCGTGTTACAAATAAAATGCTTTCAAATAACTTTTTAGCAGATATGAAAACAAACTTAGAAAATATAAATAAAATTCAGCAACAAAATACATCAGGTAAAAAGTTCAGAAAACCATCTGACGATCCCTTTGCTGTTGCACGTTCTATGCAATTACATACAGATATTAATACAAATAAACAATATAGTAAAAATATAACGGATGTATCTAACTGGCTTGATACTACAGATACAGCACTAGGACAAGCGGGAAACGTTCTTCAAAGGGTTAGGGAACTTTTAATATCATCAGGAAATGGTGGTTATACAAAATCTGAAAGAAGAGCAATAAAAGATGAGATAAATGAAAAGATAGGCGAAATGTCTCAAATATTAAATACAAACTTTGGAGGTAACTATATATTTGGAGGTTCTAGAAGTACTACAAAGCCTATGGAAGTTGATAAAGCTAATGGTAACACTATCCTTATATATAATAAAAAAGAAGGTGGGAAACTAGACAAAACTAAGGATCAAGATGAATATACCCAAATAGCATCTAAATTAAAGATAGAGGTATCTCAAGGTGTTACTATGGATTATAATGTTACAGCTACTGATGTGTTAGAATTTAAAAATGAAGCGGGAGCTCCTAAAGATTTGAGAGATATACTAAGCAAAATAACATCACATTTGGATTCTGAAAAGCCAGAAGAAATAAATAAATTAATAGGACAAGATCTTACAAATATAACAGATGCCATAAGTAATGTTCTAAAAATTCGTGCTGAGATTGGTGCCAAGCAAAATAGAATAGAAGGGGCAAATGATAGAAATAAAGATGCTACATTTAATATGACTAAAATATTATCGAAACATGAAGATGTTAACTATACAGAAAATATGACAGATTATGCAACAATGCTTACTGTTTATATGGCTTCACTTCAAACAAGTGCGAAGATAATACAACCTAGTCTTATGGATTATTTACGTTAA
- the fliW gene encoding flagellar assembly protein FliW, which yields MKLETKCHGIIEYKEEDVIEFKKGIPGFNELKRFINFPIEDNEVFSVLHSIENNEIGFIVTSPFSIIKDYEINLDDSVIERLNIENEKDVLVLNTVTLHSKLENITVNLCAPIVINIKTKLGEQIILNNGKYQIKHPLFKEGI from the coding sequence ATGAAGCTAGAGACTAAATGTCATGGAATCATTGAATATAAAGAAGAAGATGTAATTGAGTTTAAAAAGGGGATTCCAGGATTTAATGAACTTAAAAGATTCATTAATTTTCCTATAGAAGATAATGAGGTCTTTAGTGTACTTCATTCAATAGAAAATAATGAAATTGGATTTATAGTGACATCACCATTTAGTATTATAAAAGATTATGAAATTAATCTTGATGATAGTGTTATTGAAAGATTAAATATAGAAAATGAAAAAGATGTACTAGTATTAAATACTGTTACATTACATTCTAAATTAGAAAATATAACAGTAAATTTATGTGCTCCTATAGTAATAAATATAAAAACAAAATTAGGGGAACAAATAATATTAAATAATGGAAAATATCAAATTAAACATCCGTTATTTAAGGAGGGCATTTAA
- the csrA gene encoding carbon storage regulator CsrA gives MLVVKRKKGESILIGDNIEINIVDIDNGSVKISIQAPREVTILRKELYKEIEEENKKAIKVDMSLLKKLNKK, from the coding sequence ATGCTAGTTGTAAAAAGAAAAAAGGGTGAATCTATTTTAATAGGAGATAACATAGAAATAAATATAGTTGATATAGATAATGGTTCTGTAAAGATATCTATACAGGCTCCAAGAGAAGTTACTATTTTAAGAAAAGAATTATACAAAGAAATAGAAGAAGAAAATAAGAAAGCAATAAAAGTAGATATGTCTTTGTTGAAAAAATTGAATAAAAAGTAA
- a CDS encoding flagellar protein FlaG, protein MEIGVVSQTRHISSDTMSNASSVSYSEYIQYDNLSVLNNEDIDKLSHDYIKEKDVQNAISKLNKFLQGENTHLEYERHEVFKSQFVVKIIDNQTKKVIKEIPPKKILDMVAEICRLAGVIVDKKV, encoded by the coding sequence ATGGAAATTGGTGTAGTTAGTCAAACAAGACATATAAGCTCTGATACAATGTCTAATGCATCAAGTGTTTCTTATAGTGAATATATACAATATGATAATTTATCTGTTTTAAACAATGAAGATATAGATAAATTATCACATGATTATATTAAAGAGAAAGATGTGCAAAATGCGATTTCTAAACTTAATAAATTTCTTCAAGGTGAAAATACACATCTAGAGTATGAAAGACATGAGGTTTTTAAAAGTCAATTTGTAGTTAAAATAATAGATAATCAGACTAAAAAAGTTATAAAAGAAATACCGCCTAAAAAAATACTAGATATGGTAGCTGAGATATGTAGACTTGCAGGAGTTATAGTGGATAAAAAAGTATAA
- the fliS gene encoding flagellar export chaperone FliS has product MYANNAYKAYKNNSVNYASKEQLLLMLLDGAVKFAKMGRQAIIDKKIQKAHESLTRTQDIFYELMASLDLSSGAEWAKQLMGIYEFITKRLADANMKKDVEIMNEVVPLIEDIRDTWYQAEKLSRGQR; this is encoded by the coding sequence ATGTACGCAAATAATGCATATAAAGCTTATAAAAATAATAGTGTTAATTATGCTTCTAAAGAACAATTATTACTTATGCTACTAGATGGTGCAGTAAAGTTTGCCAAGATGGGTAGACAGGCTATAATAGATAAAAAAATTCAAAAGGCTCATGAAAGTCTTACAAGAACTCAAGACATATTTTATGAACTTATGGCATCTTTAGATTTAAGTAGTGGAGCTGAATGGGCAAAACAGCTTATGGGAATATATGAATTTATAACAAAAAGACTTGCAGATGCTAATATGAAAAAAGATGTAGAAATTATGAATGAAGTGGTGCCTTTAATAGAGGATATTAGAGATACATGGTATCAAGCTGAAAAACTATCAAGAGGACAAAGATAG
- the fliD gene encoding flagellar filament capping protein FliD — translation MSDISGVGNFNRITGLATGMDTDTMVKKMLMREQQRIDRANGNKQYSQWKQEEYMEIIKDTRELRDDFLLISSPKETNLLKSEAYASTNAKSDNESIVEVKSLPGAKAGRYQIKVKDIARAATIEFKGSKDDLAKVKEEIEKTNPDLLNKVNVSFSELTGKISVISKETGKKIANDDTMRDISNVLKGKYNSDYNEIDGNEAEVYIKEPGQSEYTKVDSKYTSKNKFIIDNMQYDISGVTTNSVINTKDDIGSISINVKKDVSSSVDKIKKFVEKYNKLIEKLNTKVDEKKIYSYKPLTEEQKKEMKPEEIKEWEKKAKQGIIKNDSDIQQMLSKMRQAFYGEYSKDFSKSDHKTFGISLSEIGITTSKETSKRGKLVIDESKLTKALEEKSDKVYELFTKSGNSKESNGILNRLTEIVDKYAGGHGGKDGILVKKAGYKDSRWLLNNDLSKKIIEQEKQIKQLERIMFTKQEQYYKMFSKLEVAMNKMNSQSSWFQAQMGGR, via the coding sequence ATGTCAGATATAAGTGGAGTTGGGAATTTTAATAGAATAACTGGACTTGCTACAGGTATGGATACTGATACAATGGTAAAGAAGATGTTAATGAGAGAACAACAAAGAATAGATAGAGCCAATGGAAACAAGCAGTATAGCCAATGGAAACAAGAGGAGTATATGGAAATAATAAAAGATACTAGAGAGCTAAGAGATGATTTCTTACTTATAAGTTCTCCTAAAGAAACAAACCTTTTAAAAAGTGAAGCGTATGCTTCAACTAATGCTAAAAGTGATAACGAAAGTATTGTAGAAGTGAAGTCCTTACCAGGAGCGAAAGCAGGAAGATATCAAATTAAGGTTAAAGATATAGCTAGAGCTGCTACTATTGAATTTAAAGGAAGTAAAGATGATTTAGCTAAGGTTAAAGAAGAAATAGAAAAAACTAATCCGGATTTATTAAATAAAGTAAATGTCAGTTTTAGTGAACTTACAGGTAAAATAAGTGTAATATCCAAAGAAACAGGTAAAAAAATTGCTAATGATGATACCATGAGGGATATATCAAATGTATTAAAAGGAAAATACAATTCTGATTATAATGAAATAGATGGGAATGAAGCAGAAGTATATATAAAAGAACCAGGACAAAGTGAATATACTAAAGTAGATAGCAAGTATACATCTAAAAACAAATTTATAATTGATAATATGCAATATGACATATCTGGAGTAACAACAAACAGTGTAATAAATACTAAAGATGATATTGGGTCTATATCTATTAATGTAAAAAAAGATGTGTCATCAAGTGTAGATAAGATAAAAAAGTTTGTAGAAAAATATAATAAATTAATAGAAAAATTAAATACCAAAGTAGATGAGAAGAAAATATATAGTTATAAGCCTTTAACTGAAGAACAAAAGAAAGAAATGAAACCTGAAGAAATAAAAGAATGGGAAAAGAAAGCAAAGCAAGGTATTATAAAAAATGATTCTGATATTCAACAAATGCTATCAAAAATGAGACAAGCATTTTATGGAGAATATAGTAAAGATTTTTCCAAATCTGATCATAAAACATTCGGAATAAGTTTAAGTGAAATAGGAATAACTACTTCGAAAGAAACAAGTAAAAGAGGAAAGCTAGTAATAGATGAAAGTAAATTAACTAAAGCATTAGAAGAAAAAAGTGATAAGGTGTATGAATTATTCACCAAATCAGGAAATAGTAAAGAATCCAATGGTATACTAAATAGACTTACAGAGATAGTTGATAAATATGCAGGTGGTCATGGTGGAAAAGATGGCATACTAGTAAAAAAAGCAGGATATAAGGATTCTAGATGGCTTTTAAATAATGATTTGAGTAAAAAAATTATAGAACAAGAAAAACAAATAAAGCAACTTGAAAGAATTATGTTTACAAAACAAGAACAATACTACAAAATGTTCTCAAAGCTTGAAGTTGCTATGAACAAGATGAATTCTCAATCTAGTTGGTTTCAAGCTCAGATGGGTGGAAGATAG
- a CDS encoding flagellin → MIINHNLNAMNAHRMMGQNITGAGKAMEKLSSGLRINRAGDDAAGLAISEKMRGQIRGLNQASRNAQDGISLIQTAEGALNETHAILQRMRELAVQTSNDTNTTADRTNVQKEIAQLKEEITRISTDTEFNTKKLLNGSAKGVTFQVGANEKQIITLNIASMGTEDLGLKEVSLGTGAASQAAITKINDAINTVSGERATLGAIQNRLEHTINSDNNAAENLQAAESRVRDVDMAKEMMEFSKKNILQQAAQAMLAQANQQPQGVLQLLR, encoded by the coding sequence ATGATTATTAATCACAATTTAAATGCAATGAATGCTCACAGAATGATGGGCCAAAACATTACTGGTGCTGGAAAAGCAATGGAAAAATTATCTTCAGGATTAAGAATAAACAGAGCTGGAGATGATGCAGCAGGACTAGCAATCTCAGAAAAAATGAGAGGACAAATCAGAGGATTAAACCAAGCATCAAGAAATGCACAAGATGGTATATCATTAATCCAAACAGCTGAAGGAGCTTTAAATGAAACTCATGCAATCCTTCAAAGAATGAGAGAATTAGCAGTTCAAACATCTAATGATACAAACACAACTGCAGATAGAACAAATGTACAAAAAGAAATAGCTCAATTAAAAGAAGAAATCACAAGAATTTCAACAGATACAGAATTCAATACTAAAAAGTTATTAAATGGATCAGCAAAAGGAGTAACTTTCCAAGTAGGCGCTAATGAAAAACAAATAATTACGCTAAATATTGCAAGTATGGGAACAGAAGACTTAGGCTTAAAAGAAGTTAGCTTAGGTACTGGTGCTGCTTCTCAAGCAGCTATAACAAAAATAAATGATGCTATAAATACAGTATCAGGAGAAAGAGCTACACTAGGAGCTATCCAAAATAGATTAGAACATACAATAAACTCTGATAACAATGCAGCAGAAAACTTACAAGCAGCAGAATCAAGAGTAAGAGACGTTGATATGGCAAAAGAAATGATGGAATTCTCTAAGAAAAACATACTTCAACAAGCAGCTCAAGCTATGCTTGCTCAAGCTAATCAACAACCACAAGGTGTGCTTCAATTATTAAGATAA
- a CDS encoding flagellin: MIINHNLNAMNAHRMMGQNITGAGKAMEKLSSGLRINRAGDDAAGLAISEKMRGQIRGLNQASRNAQDGISLIQTAEGALNETHAILQRMRELAVQTSNDTNTTADRINVQKEVTQLQSELTRISTDTEFNTKKLLNGSAKGVTFQVGANQGQTIAVDISEMSASALKVNDVSLSSGAKSQEAITKINDAINTVSGERATLGSIQNRLEHTINSDNNAAENLQAAESRVRDVDMAKEMMEFSKKNILQQAAQAMLAQANQQPQGVLQLLR; this comes from the coding sequence ATGATTATTAATCACAATTTAAATGCAATGAATGCTCACAGAATGATGGGCCAAAACATTACTGGTGCTGGAAAAGCAATGGAAAAATTATCTTCAGGATTAAGAATAAACAGAGCTGGAGATGATGCAGCAGGACTAGCAATCTCAGAAAAAATGAGAGGACAAATCAGAGGATTAAACCAAGCATCAAGAAATGCACAAGATGGTATATCATTAATCCAAACAGCTGAAGGAGCTTTAAATGAAACTCATGCAATCCTTCAAAGAATGAGAGAACTAGCAGTTCAAACATCTAATGACACAAACACAACTGCAGATAGAATTAATGTTCAAAAAGAAGTTACTCAATTACAATCAGAATTAACTAGAATCAGTACAGATACAGAATTCAATACAAAGAAATTATTAAATGGATCAGCAAAAGGAGTAACTTTCCAAGTAGGAGCTAATCAAGGACAAACAATTGCTGTAGATATTTCAGAAATGAGTGCAAGTGCATTAAAAGTAAATGATGTTAGTTTATCATCAGGTGCTAAGTCACAAGAAGCTATAACAAAAATAAATGATGCTATAAATACAGTATCAGGAGAAAGAGCTACACTAGGATCTATCCAAAATAGATTAGAACATACAATAAACTCTGATAACAATGCAGCAGAAAACTTACAAGCAGCAGAATCAAGAGTAAGAGACGTTGATATGGCAAAAGAAATGATGGAATTCTCTAAGAAAAACATACTTCAACAAGCAGCTCAAGCTATGCTTGCTCAAGCTAATCAACAACCACAAGGTGTACTTCAATTATTAAGATAA